A stretch of Babylonia areolata isolate BAREFJ2019XMU chromosome 23, ASM4173473v1, whole genome shotgun sequence DNA encodes these proteins:
- the LOC143298255 gene encoding baculoviral IAP repeat-containing protein 8-like, protein MYYAGLFRYAFVSGLITGYEDCVRCFYCGIGLKRWGPEDDVWETHATWRGVCEYLRRVKGDTFVQNIWARRDPALGRTEVDSILNRSGGGPNNTTANGGSTGTCSGSSDAGGNNTTSGGGSSNNNGEDGNHGNQTKER, encoded by the exons ATGTACTACGCAG GTTTGTTCAGATATGCTTTTGTTTCTGGTTTAATAACAGGTTACGAAGACTGTGTGAGGTGCTTTTACTGCGGAATTGGCTTGAAACGGTGGGGACCCGAAGACGACGTTTGGGAGACACACGCGACATGGAGGGGCGTGTGCGAATACCTGAGACGTGTAAAAGGGGATACGTTCGTCCAGAACATCTGGGCGAGAAGGGACCCGGCGCTCGGCCGCACAGAAGTCGACTCCATATTGAACAGGAGCGGCGGGGGCCCCAACAACACCACTGCGAACGGTGGCTCAACCGGCACTTGCAGTGGGTCCAGCGACGCAGGTGGAAATAACACTACGTCCGGCGGTGGGAGTTCCAACAACAACGGAGaag